Proteins encoded together in one Schumannella luteola window:
- a CDS encoding right-handed parallel beta-helix repeat-containing protein: MTPKTLRLGAAALAAATAVAGVALATVSTTAGPAPVAHAASTTKLFVAPTGADTNAGTAAAPLRTPQKAVDKLGAAGGTVELAAGTYAKQRIVLSGRSGVTVQAAPGAKVVLDATGLTPAADTTGVVDVRDSSDIVIQGLDVTGFRTTSRGRTPVGIFVGGSGSNITVAGNHVHHLGNDNRTQEADDVNAHGIAVYGTNGQKPITNLTIRGNEVDHLVLGASESVVVNGNVDGWTIDQNDVHDNNNIGIDAIGYEKVAKNPSSADADRARNGRITGNTVTRITSVGNPAYAGGCDCADGIYVDGGRDIVISGNRVDSAEIGIEVASEHKGGTTNGIRVESNTVTGSAWVGLAVGGYSATKGDAYDVTVTGNTFTGNNQNDDGSPEILLQNMVHDSRFTGNRITATGDSPALVGRVKNAGGVAKTANVVFDRNDYGSPVAATQVGFSWNGAAITGFPTWKTRSGQDAASTYAVRSN, translated from the coding sequence ATGACACCGAAGACCCTCCGCCTCGGAGCGGCGGCGCTCGCCGCGGCGACCGCCGTCGCCGGCGTGGCCCTGGCGACCGTGAGCACGACGGCCGGCCCCGCGCCGGTCGCGCACGCCGCATCCACCACCAAGCTCTTCGTCGCGCCGACCGGCGCCGACACGAACGCCGGAACCGCGGCCGCGCCGCTGCGCACCCCGCAGAAGGCCGTCGACAAGCTCGGCGCCGCGGGCGGCACGGTCGAGCTGGCCGCCGGCACCTACGCGAAGCAGCGCATCGTGCTGAGCGGACGCAGCGGAGTGACCGTGCAGGCCGCGCCGGGCGCGAAGGTCGTGCTCGACGCGACCGGCCTGACCCCGGCCGCCGACACGACGGGCGTGGTCGATGTGCGCGACAGCTCCGACATCGTGATCCAGGGGCTGGATGTCACCGGCTTCCGCACGACGTCGCGCGGTCGCACGCCGGTGGGCATCTTCGTGGGCGGATCCGGCTCGAACATCACGGTCGCCGGCAACCACGTGCACCACCTCGGCAACGACAACCGCACGCAGGAGGCGGATGACGTGAACGCCCACGGCATCGCCGTCTACGGCACGAACGGCCAGAAGCCGATCACGAACCTGACGATCCGCGGCAACGAGGTCGACCATCTGGTGCTCGGCGCGAGCGAGTCGGTCGTCGTCAACGGCAACGTCGACGGCTGGACGATCGACCAGAACGACGTGCACGACAACAACAACATCGGCATCGACGCGATCGGCTACGAGAAGGTCGCGAAGAACCCGAGCTCGGCCGACGCCGACCGTGCGCGCAACGGCCGCATCACCGGCAACACCGTCACCCGCATCACCTCGGTCGGCAACCCGGCCTACGCTGGCGGCTGCGACTGCGCCGACGGCATCTACGTGGATGGCGGACGCGACATCGTGATCAGCGGCAACCGCGTCGACAGCGCCGAGATCGGCATCGAGGTCGCCTCGGAGCACAAGGGCGGCACGACGAACGGCATCCGCGTCGAGAGCAATACCGTCACCGGCAGCGCCTGGGTCGGCCTCGCGGTCGGCGGCTACTCGGCGACGAAGGGTGACGCCTACGACGTCACGGTGACCGGCAACACCTTCACCGGCAACAACCAGAACGACGACGGCTCGCCCGAGATCCTGCTGCAGAACATGGTTCACGACAGCCGCTTCACGGGCAACCGCATCACCGCGACCGGCGACAGCCCGGCGCTCGTCGGCCGCGTGAAGAACGCCGGCGGCGTCGCGAAGACCGCGAACGTCGTGTTCGACCGCAACGACTACGGCTCGCCCGTCGCCGCGACGCAGGTCGGCTTCAGCTGGAACGGCGCGGCCATCACCGGCTTCCCCACCTGGAAGACCCGCAGCGGGCAGGATGCGGCGAGCACCTACGCGGTGCGCTCCAACTGA
- a CDS encoding HAD-IA family hydrolase, which translates to MPIDLTAAGFLFDMDGTLVDSHAVVERQWGRLAADHGLDIDEILRVSHGVQAIDTIRRFLPDLSPAEQAAVADDLVTREEDDIDGIVEIPGAAAFLDAITAAFAPVALVTSAPRSLALARLAAAGVSRPRVVVTAEDVERGKPNPDAFLLAAERLGLEATSCVAFEDAPAGIAAAVASGAQTVVVGGAESAETPSLDRITDYRGLVVDIADAGGAPVWRITGA; encoded by the coding sequence GTGCCGATCGACCTCACCGCAGCCGGGTTCCTCTTCGACATGGACGGCACGCTCGTCGACTCGCACGCGGTCGTCGAACGGCAGTGGGGTCGCCTCGCGGCCGACCACGGGCTCGACATCGACGAGATCCTCCGCGTCTCGCACGGCGTGCAGGCGATCGACACGATCCGCCGCTTCCTGCCAGACCTGAGTCCGGCCGAGCAGGCCGCCGTCGCCGATGACCTGGTCACGCGCGAGGAGGACGACATCGACGGCATCGTCGAGATCCCGGGCGCCGCCGCCTTCCTCGACGCGATCACCGCGGCCTTCGCCCCCGTCGCCCTGGTCACGAGCGCGCCCCGCAGCCTCGCGCTCGCGCGCCTCGCCGCGGCCGGCGTGAGCCGCCCGCGGGTCGTCGTCACCGCCGAGGACGTCGAGCGCGGCAAACCGAACCCCGACGCTTTCCTGCTGGCCGCCGAGCGACTCGGACTCGAGGCCACGAGCTGCGTCGCCTTCGAGGATGCGCCGGCCGGCATCGCCGCGGCCGTCGCCTCGGGTGCGCAGACGGTCGTGGTCGGCGGCGCCGAATCGGCCGAGACGCCGTCGCTCGACCGCATCACGGACTACCGCGGGCTCGTCGTCGACATCGCCGACGCCGGCGGCGCTCCCGTGTGGCGCATCACCGGAGCCTGA
- a CDS encoding GNAT family N-acetyltransferase — translation MRIIPLPPGRPDLIDESARVLAAAFERDPVVARIVPSSSSSSSSGSRNAADRRERIAAFFAWGMRSVDESGIDLAVEGDLDSDTIDSEIVGGAAIGRVLGVTLWEGPEHRPRPLGALHGLLAAWRAIGFRGLREDRAYEEASAPHRPTEPHWYLVDVGVHPDAAGRGIGAALLAHGLARADAAGLPAALTSTSAGSRRLYELQGFVTTHETTTGPFAGLTSMRRPPAAR, via the coding sequence GTGCGCATCATCCCGCTGCCCCCGGGGCGTCCCGATCTGATCGACGAGTCGGCGCGCGTGCTCGCGGCCGCCTTCGAGCGGGATCCGGTCGTCGCGCGGATCGTCCCCAGCAGCAGCAGCAGCAGCAGCAGCGGCAGCCGCAACGCCGCCGATCGTCGTGAGCGGATCGCCGCCTTCTTCGCCTGGGGGATGCGCTCGGTCGATGAGTCGGGCATCGACCTGGCCGTCGAGGGCGACCTCGACAGCGACACCATCGACAGCGAAATCGTCGGCGGGGCCGCGATCGGCCGCGTCCTCGGCGTCACGCTCTGGGAGGGGCCGGAGCATCGACCGCGTCCGCTCGGGGCCCTGCACGGGCTCCTCGCGGCCTGGCGGGCGATCGGCTTCCGCGGGCTGCGCGAGGACCGCGCCTACGAGGAGGCGAGCGCTCCACATCGCCCGACCGAGCCGCACTGGTATCTCGTCGACGTGGGGGTGCATCCGGATGCGGCCGGCCGCGGAATCGGCGCCGCGCTGCTCGCGCACGGCCTCGCCCGCGCCGACGCGGCGGGGCTGCCCGCCGCGCTCACGTCGACCTCGGCCGGAAGCCGCCGCCTCTATGAGCTGCAGGGCTTCGTCACGACGCACGAGACGACCACGGGCCCCTTCGCCGGTCTCACCTCGATGCGCCGCCCGCCCGCCGCGCGCTGA
- a CDS encoding dihydrofolate reductase family protein, with protein sequence MARISVTESVTLDGVMQGLGRADEDTRGGFDRGGWGDGYQDEASMRFMGEGMAEQGVMLFGRRTYDDVLGHWTAVTESNPFTEHLVNATKYVVSRSSHTQLAYPNSTLLAGDAVETVGRLKGEVDGAISIIGSGELVRALHAAGLVDEFTLQIHPIVLGAGTRLFADGDAERGAVARADLVLERSVVTSTGLIIAQYSVRR encoded by the coding sequence ATGGCCAGGATCAGCGTCACCGAGAGCGTCACCCTCGACGGGGTCATGCAGGGCCTCGGCCGCGCGGATGAGGACACCCGCGGCGGCTTCGACCGCGGCGGATGGGGCGACGGCTACCAAGACGAGGCGTCGATGCGCTTCATGGGCGAGGGCATGGCCGAGCAGGGCGTGATGCTCTTCGGCCGCCGCACCTACGACGACGTGCTCGGCCACTGGACCGCGGTCACCGAGTCGAATCCCTTCACCGAGCACCTCGTGAACGCGACCAAGTACGTCGTCTCCCGGTCGTCGCACACGCAGCTCGCCTACCCGAACTCGACCCTGCTCGCGGGCGACGCGGTCGAGACCGTCGGCCGGCTGAAGGGCGAGGTGGATGGCGCGATCTCGATCATCGGCAGCGGCGAACTCGTGCGCGCGCTGCACGCCGCCGGACTCGTCGACGAGTTCACGCTGCAGATCCACCCGATCGTGCTCGGCGCGGGCACGCGACTCTTCGCCGACGGCGACGCCGAGCGCGGCGCCGTCGCGCGGGCCGACCTCGTGCTCGAGCGCTCGGTCGTCACGTCGACCGGGCTGATCATCGCCCAGTACTCGGTGCGGCGCTGA
- a CDS encoding pentapeptide repeat-containing protein: protein MAKKTDPAPRLDPLRLHGLEEGDPTALAAGESYEGLRIAGADLTEWDLSGATFTECELVDWTVHDTGLRAIRLLETRLERLNAPVLVAPRATLRDVEIDGSRLGSAELYDAELERVVVSASKLGWLNLRSSRLEDVLFRGCRFDELDLGGATLARVAFEDCTVDRLVLHGARATHLDLRGLEVSAIDGIEGMRGARIGEVQAAAMTGLFAAHLGIEIAD, encoded by the coding sequence ATGGCGAAGAAGACCGACCCCGCCCCGCGCCTCGACCCGCTGCGTCTGCACGGGCTCGAGGAGGGGGACCCGACCGCGCTCGCCGCGGGTGAGTCGTACGAGGGCCTCCGCATCGCCGGCGCCGACCTCACCGAATGGGATCTCTCCGGCGCGACCTTCACCGAGTGCGAGCTCGTCGACTGGACCGTGCACGACACCGGCCTGCGCGCCATCCGCCTGCTCGAGACCCGCCTCGAACGGCTGAACGCTCCCGTGCTCGTCGCCCCGCGCGCGACCCTGCGCGACGTCGAGATCGACGGCTCGCGGCTCGGATCGGCCGAGCTCTACGACGCCGAGCTCGAGCGCGTCGTCGTGAGCGCCTCGAAGCTCGGCTGGCTGAATCTGCGGTCGTCGCGGCTGGAGGACGTGCTCTTCCGCGGCTGCCGCTTCGACGAGCTCGACCTCGGCGGCGCGACGCTCGCCCGCGTCGCCTTCGAGGACTGCACTGTCGACCGACTCGTGCTGCACGGCGCCCGCGCCACCCACCTCGACCTGCGCGGGCTCGAGGTGAGCGCGATCGACGGGATCGAGGGGATGCGCGGCGCCCGCATCGGCGAGGTGCAGGCCGCCGCCATGACCGGGCTCTTCGCGGCGCACCTCGGCATCGAGATCGCCGACTGA
- a CDS encoding dihydrofolate reductase family protein, with translation MTTRLDRLWPDPLDGLGDDDVLATYAPPLGESAYRPDAGEVDAGEVDAGGADAGDGAWLRLNFVSSLDGAATREGLSGGLGRGGDKRVFDLQRRWADVVLVGAGTARAEGYGAMVLDDDAVAWRRAQGLAPHPVFALVSGRLDLDPASPIFAEAPVRPIVYTVASAPAGARAALAAVADVMDAGDTSVDPARLRAELAARGLRRIHAEGGPSLAGAFLTAGVVDELCLTIAPTLEGGPAGRIAHADAAAPTGMRPASVLLSGDGELLLRHVRA, from the coding sequence GTGACGACCCGCCTCGACCGGCTCTGGCCCGATCCGCTCGACGGACTCGGCGACGACGATGTGCTCGCGACCTACGCGCCGCCGCTCGGGGAGAGCGCGTATCGGCCGGATGCGGGCGAGGTGGATGCGGGCGAAGTGGATGCGGGCGGCGCCGACGCGGGCGACGGCGCCTGGCTGCGCCTGAACTTCGTGTCGAGCCTCGACGGCGCCGCGACCCGTGAGGGGCTCTCCGGCGGACTCGGCCGCGGCGGCGACAAGCGGGTCTTCGACCTGCAGCGGCGCTGGGCCGACGTCGTGCTGGTCGGCGCCGGAACCGCCCGTGCCGAGGGCTACGGAGCGATGGTGCTCGACGACGACGCGGTCGCCTGGCGTCGTGCCCAGGGGCTCGCCCCGCATCCCGTGTTCGCTCTCGTCAGCGGCCGGCTCGATCTCGACCCGGCTTCGCCGATCTTCGCCGAGGCACCCGTGCGCCCGATCGTCTACACGGTCGCGAGCGCTCCGGCGGGCGCCCGCGCGGCGCTCGCGGCGGTCGCCGACGTGATGGATGCGGGCGACACGTCGGTCGACCCGGCCCGCCTGCGCGCCGAACTGGCGGCGCGCGGCCTGCGGCGCATCCACGCCGAGGGCGGACCGAGCCTCGCCGGCGCCTTCCTCACGGCGGGCGTCGTCGACGAGCTCTGCCTCACGATCGCGCCGACGCTCGAGGGCGGCCCCGCCGGCCGCATCGCCCACGCCGACGCGGCCGCCCCGACCGGGATGCGCCCGGCGTCGGTGCTGCTCTCCGGCGACGGCGAGCTGCTGCTGCGCCACGTGCGCGCCTGA
- the folP gene encoding dihydropteroate synthase has product MAVINRTPDSFFDQGATFALDRAVTAAVRAAEQGADWVDIGGVPFGRGPAVSTEEEIDRVAPVIAGVAAETDVVISVDTNKAAVARAAIEAGAAVINDTSGLGDPDMAAVVADSDANLVITHSVGPPREEKPPAHYGDVVDEVRTFLSERVALAEAAGIRRDRLIVDPGHDLDKNTLHSLELTRRIHELTAIDLPLLVAVSNKDFIGETIDREKKDRLAGSLAAMVACILGGARIVRMHDVEASIDAVRMTEAILGLRAPVRLEHNTHPTHNV; this is encoded by the coding sequence ATGGCCGTCATCAACCGCACCCCCGACTCCTTCTTCGACCAGGGCGCGACCTTCGCCCTCGATCGCGCCGTGACCGCCGCCGTGCGCGCGGCCGAGCAGGGCGCCGACTGGGTCGACATCGGCGGGGTGCCCTTCGGTCGCGGTCCCGCCGTCTCGACCGAGGAGGAGATCGATCGCGTCGCTCCGGTCATCGCGGGCGTCGCCGCCGAGACGGATGTCGTCATCTCGGTCGACACGAACAAGGCGGCCGTCGCGCGGGCCGCGATCGAGGCGGGCGCCGCCGTCATCAACGACACGAGCGGACTCGGTGATCCCGACATGGCGGCCGTCGTCGCCGACAGCGACGCGAATCTCGTCATCACGCACAGCGTCGGTCCGCCGCGCGAGGAGAAGCCGCCCGCGCACTACGGCGACGTCGTGGATGAGGTGCGCACCTTCCTGAGCGAGCGCGTCGCGCTGGCCGAGGCGGCCGGCATCCGCCGCGACCGGCTCATCGTCGATCCGGGCCACGACCTCGACAAGAACACGCTGCACTCGCTCGAGCTGACCCGGCGCATCCACGAGCTGACCGCCATCGACCTGCCGCTGCTCGTCGCCGTCTCGAACAAGGACTTCATCGGCGAGACGATCGACCGCGAGAAGAAGGACCGCCTCGCCGGCTCGCTCGCCGCGATGGTGGCCTGCATCCTCGGCGGCGCACGCATCGTGCGCATGCACGACGTCGAGGCGAGCATCGACGCGGTGCGCATGACCGAGGCGATCCTCGGGCTGCGCGCGCCGGTGCGGCTCGAGCACAATACGCATCCGACGCACAACGTCTGA
- the folE gene encoding GTP cyclohydrolase I yields MTPPEAVPDAVPFDLPSGERAVAELLRALGQDPAEERLRRTPERFVQMLANAIQRDPLPPVSFIDGPASRDLVVVHGIPFRSLCEHHLLPFRGVAHVGYLPGEHLVGVSLPVRVVEHFARGLQLQERLTEQVADWLDANLQARGVGVVIEAEHQCMSFRGIGDAGTTLLTSAFRGEVTSLPSPFESIGTADAASASTADSSPADASGAE; encoded by the coding sequence ATGACCCCGCCCGAGGCCGTGCCCGACGCCGTGCCCTTCGACCTCCCGTCCGGAGAGCGCGCCGTCGCCGAGCTGCTGCGGGCCCTCGGGCAGGACCCCGCCGAGGAGCGCCTGCGCCGCACCCCGGAGCGCTTCGTGCAGATGCTGGCCAACGCGATCCAGCGCGATCCGCTGCCGCCGGTCTCCTTCATCGACGGACCGGCCTCGCGCGACCTCGTCGTCGTGCACGGCATCCCGTTCCGGTCGCTGTGCGAGCACCACCTGCTGCCGTTCCGCGGCGTCGCGCACGTCGGCTACCTGCCGGGCGAGCACCTCGTCGGCGTCTCGCTGCCGGTGCGCGTGGTCGAGCACTTCGCGCGCGGGCTGCAGCTGCAGGAGCGCCTGACCGAGCAGGTCGCCGACTGGCTGGATGCGAACCTCCAGGCCCGCGGCGTCGGCGTCGTGATCGAGGCCGAGCACCAGTGCATGTCGTTCCGCGGCATCGGCGACGCGGGCACGACCCTGCTGACGAGCGCGTTCCGCGGCGAGGTCACGTCGCTGCCGTCGCCGTTCGAGTCGATCGGGACAGCGGATGCCGCGTCCGCGTCGACCGCTGACTCCTCGCCGGCCGACGCCTCCGGCGCGGAGTGA
- a CDS encoding RraA family protein, producing the protein MSDVDMHPASGSDSAAGSRSSADAAVAVPLPAASTAPVPTAPVADAAVRLGVPLRWAPPALSPVLLERPFTGPAAPVTHLGSVDVILEVIDDARSGDVLVIDNGGRPDESCIGDLIVAEAAHAGIAGIVLWGLHRDTAELRRIGLPVHSLGALPAGPRRVPPAGSAMRVASIDGVLLHGGEIVVADDDGVLFLPADRADEVLAEARRIQAVESRQAELMRGGRSLREQLDFAAYRAAQRADPALTLRAYLAARGAAVET; encoded by the coding sequence ATGAGCGATGTCGACATGCATCCCGCTTCGGGCAGTGACTCCGCGGCGGGCTCGCGCTCGTCGGCCGACGCGGCGGTGGCCGTGCCGCTTCCTGCGGCGTCGACCGCACCGGTGCCGACCGCGCCGGTCGCCGATGCCGCCGTGCGTCTGGGCGTGCCGCTGCGCTGGGCGCCGCCCGCGCTGAGCCCCGTGCTGCTCGAGCGCCCCTTCACCGGACCGGCCGCGCCCGTGACCCACCTCGGCAGCGTCGACGTCATCCTCGAGGTGATCGACGACGCGCGCTCCGGCGACGTGCTCGTGATCGACAACGGAGGCCGCCCCGACGAATCGTGCATCGGCGACCTGATCGTGGCCGAGGCGGCGCATGCCGGCATCGCGGGCATCGTGCTGTGGGGACTGCACCGCGACACCGCCGAGCTGCGGCGGATTGGCCTGCCGGTGCACAGCCTCGGGGCTCTGCCCGCAGGGCCGCGCCGGGTGCCGCCCGCCGGCTCGGCGATGCGCGTGGCGAGCATCGACGGCGTGCTCCTGCACGGCGGCGAGATCGTGGTCGCCGATGACGACGGCGTGCTGTTCCTGCCGGCCGACCGCGCCGACGAGGTGCTCGCCGAGGCCCGGCGCATCCAGGCCGTCGAGTCGCGGCAGGCCGAGCTGATGCGGGGCGGGCGCTCACTGCGCGAGCAGCTCGACTTCGCCGCCTACCGCGCCGCGCAGCGCGCCGACCCCGCGCTCACGCTGCGCGCCTACCTGGCCGCACGCGGAGCGGCGGTCGAGACCTGA
- a CDS encoding dihydrofolate reductase family protein, with product MSEIVVQEFMTLDGVIQGPGGDGEDEEGDFPYSGWQMDYDADAADGSGADDAADGAADGTAGDEGDGLIAEWESRTGALLLGRKTYDIWARAWGVWSEDEPGLMGEFTRRYNRVTKFVASSTLTDPTWKNTVVVRDVASEVSALKQRTDIDGEIRVWGSADLIRSLGEHDLVDEYRLSTRSCSARARGCSPRASPSAASAWPRHDRSPRARSSTSTGASATDAGRVGSASGTLGRRMRADAGGCGRSARPGVACAGVTASVGGSTLAT from the coding sequence ATGAGCGAGATCGTGGTGCAGGAGTTCATGACCCTCGACGGCGTCATCCAGGGGCCGGGCGGCGACGGGGAGGACGAGGAGGGCGACTTCCCGTACAGCGGCTGGCAGATGGATTACGACGCGGATGCGGCGGACGGCAGCGGCGCCGATGACGCCGCGGACGGCGCCGCCGACGGCACCGCGGGCGATGAGGGCGACGGCCTGATCGCCGAGTGGGAGAGCCGCACCGGAGCGCTGCTGCTCGGTCGCAAGACCTACGACATCTGGGCGCGCGCCTGGGGCGTGTGGAGCGAAGACGAACCGGGACTGATGGGCGAGTTCACCCGTCGCTACAACCGCGTCACGAAGTTCGTCGCGTCATCCACGCTGACCGACCCGACCTGGAAGAACACGGTCGTCGTGCGCGACGTCGCGAGCGAGGTCTCCGCGCTGAAGCAGCGCACCGACATCGACGGCGAGATCCGCGTGTGGGGCAGCGCCGATCTCATCCGCTCGCTCGGCGAGCATGACCTCGTCGACGAGTACCGGCTGTCTACCCGCTCGTGCTCGGCACGGGCAAGAGGCTGTTCCCCGAGGGCTTCGCCCTCAGCCGCTTCAGCGTGGCCGAGACACGACCGCTCGCCTCGGGCGCGGTCGTCAACGTCTACCGGCGCGAGCGCGACTGACGCGGGCAGGGTCGGGTCGGCGTCCGGCACCTTGGGGCGGCGGATGCGGGCGGACGCCGGCGGATGCGGTCGGTCCGCCCGGCCGGGCGTGGCCTGCGCCGGCGTCACGGCGTCGGTCGGCGGTTCTACGCTCGCGACATGA
- a CDS encoding HNH endonuclease signature motif containing protein, with the protein MTPRGDDLGGGLAGAGDLREVTLEGLVGRAGTVSARVCAAQVAEVRMLADAGFYAEALAAGAAASVKAHDMALRAVAAELGGVLRLSDRVVQGRIGDAREMVEFYPDAVDAWEAGLISRGHMNVIVAAGRAVPVERRAEFEAEAIDRSLADTPNRVRAGLEIYAEQLAQRSLTERHDEAARERCVRVFPGRDGMCDVVATVPMVIGDAILDRLTRMGQTVKDISPGDDERGIDQIRTDVFADLLLAGIPAVDPTRYGDGEGALGTIRAQVQVVVPALALVGYDESAADLVGRSPIDAGTARELAKNAPSLTRMLTDPVSGTVFAVDSYRPSWAQRRHLRARDQHCRFPGCRQAAIRCELDHTLDHALGGPTALSNLAHLCQRHHSMKQFTGWTVRQLPGGVLEWTSHTGRVYRENAPAPRVTFDPTTTTTSPRPPDPPEPSDLVDWPDPPTPPENPTPPEPPGIAADSAVLHIPIDPDPDAIDRFFELLETDLGIALDSAPS; encoded by the coding sequence ATGACACCGCGAGGCGATGACCTCGGTGGTGGTCTCGCGGGTGCGGGCGACCTTCGGGAGGTCACGCTCGAGGGCCTTGTCGGGCGCGCCGGAACCGTGTCGGCGCGAGTGTGTGCGGCGCAGGTCGCGGAGGTGCGGATGCTCGCCGACGCCGGCTTCTACGCCGAAGCCCTGGCGGCGGGTGCGGCCGCGAGCGTGAAGGCGCACGACATGGCGTTGCGGGCTGTCGCCGCGGAGCTCGGCGGGGTGCTGCGGCTCTCGGACCGGGTCGTGCAGGGTCGCATCGGCGACGCCCGCGAGATGGTCGAGTTCTACCCTGACGCCGTCGACGCGTGGGAAGCCGGGCTGATCAGCCGCGGGCACATGAACGTCATCGTCGCCGCCGGGCGGGCGGTACCCGTCGAGCGACGGGCCGAGTTCGAAGCAGAAGCGATCGACCGCAGCCTCGCTGATACCCCGAACCGGGTCCGGGCCGGTCTGGAGATCTACGCCGAGCAGCTCGCCCAGCGCAGCCTCACCGAACGCCACGACGAGGCCGCGCGGGAGCGGTGCGTGCGCGTGTTCCCGGGGCGGGACGGGATGTGCGACGTCGTCGCCACCGTCCCGATGGTGATCGGCGACGCGATCCTCGACCGCCTCACCCGCATGGGCCAGACCGTGAAAGACATCTCCCCAGGTGACGATGAGCGGGGGATCGATCAGATCCGCACCGACGTGTTCGCCGATCTGCTCCTCGCCGGTATTCCCGCCGTCGATCCCACTCGCTACGGCGACGGCGAGGGCGCACTCGGCACGATCCGCGCGCAGGTGCAGGTCGTCGTGCCGGCACTCGCGCTGGTCGGCTACGACGAGTCGGCCGCCGACCTGGTCGGGCGTTCCCCGATCGACGCCGGCACCGCCCGGGAGCTCGCGAAGAACGCTCCCTCGCTCACCCGCATGCTGACCGATCCGGTCTCAGGCACCGTGTTCGCCGTCGACTCCTACCGGCCGAGCTGGGCGCAGCGTCGACACCTGCGCGCCCGCGACCAGCACTGCCGCTTCCCCGGATGCCGGCAGGCCGCCATCCGCTGCGAACTGGATCACACCCTCGACCACGCCCTCGGCGGACCCACCGCGCTCAGCAACCTCGCCCACCTCTGCCAGCGGCACCACTCGATGAAGCAGTTCACCGGATGGACGGTGCGCCAGCTGCCCGGCGGGGTGCTGGAGTGGACCTCGCACACGGGACGCGTCTACCGCGAGAACGCACCCGCACCGCGCGTCACATTCGATCCCACGACGACGACCACCTCGCCGAGACCACCCGACCCACCCGAGCCATCCGACCTCGTCGACTGGCCTGATCCGCCGACCCCACCCGAGAATCCCACCCCGCCCGAACCGCCCGGCATCGCGGCCGACTCAGCGGTCCTGCACATCCCGATCGACCCTGACCCCGACGCGATCGACCGCTTCTTCGAGCTGCTCGAGACCGACCTCGGGATCGCACTCGACTCCGCACCCTCCTGA